The Fictibacillus arsenicus genome contains a region encoding:
- a CDS encoding solute carrier family 23 protein: MDNNTKAILDVHEKPSPVQWLTLSLQHLFAMFGATVLVPFLVGLHPGVALVSSGLATLAYLLVTRGQIPAYLGSSFAFITPILTVKAFGGPEAAMLGSFLAGLVYGVVALLIKGFGFKWLMRILPPVVVGPVIIVIGLGLANVAVGMAMNLPGTEEYSLTHFTVALFTLAVTIICSIFFRGILGIIPILIGIIAGYTFAYFRGLVDFTKVAEANWIQAPDFIVPFVTYTPDFSWSIAMIMMPVAAVTIAEHIGHQLVLSKVVGRNFIEKPGLHRSILGDGLGVMIGSMIGGPPVTTYGENIGVLAITRVYSVFVIGGAAVTAILFGFSGKVTALISTIPTAVMGGVSILLFGIIASSGLRMLVDNNIDFGNKRNLIISSVILVTGIGGAALKINANFEIAGMALATLIGIFLNLVLPGKEDDNDLMNKMFKTNGNDTAA; encoded by the coding sequence ATGGATAACAATACAAAAGCAATTTTAGATGTACATGAAAAACCATCACCGGTTCAATGGCTTACATTAAGCCTGCAGCACTTATTCGCTATGTTTGGTGCAACAGTGCTTGTACCGTTCTTAGTTGGACTTCATCCTGGAGTCGCGCTAGTTTCAAGCGGACTTGCAACGCTTGCGTATCTTTTAGTAACAAGAGGTCAGATTCCCGCTTACCTCGGATCGAGCTTCGCTTTTATAACGCCGATTTTAACTGTAAAAGCTTTTGGCGGTCCTGAAGCAGCAATGCTCGGAAGCTTTCTTGCAGGTCTTGTATACGGAGTAGTCGCACTGCTCATTAAAGGCTTCGGTTTTAAATGGCTGATGCGCATTCTGCCTCCAGTAGTAGTCGGACCAGTAATTATCGTAATCGGACTTGGACTTGCAAACGTTGCTGTAGGAATGGCAATGAACCTGCCTGGAACTGAAGAATACAGCTTAACACATTTTACAGTCGCACTATTTACACTGGCAGTGACAATCATTTGCTCCATCTTTTTTAGAGGAATCTTAGGAATTATTCCAATCTTAATAGGGATCATCGCTGGATATACATTTGCCTACTTTAGAGGATTGGTTGACTTTACCAAAGTAGCTGAAGCGAATTGGATTCAAGCTCCTGATTTCATCGTACCGTTCGTAACGTACACTCCTGACTTTTCTTGGAGTATCGCGATGATTATGATGCCTGTCGCAGCAGTAACGATTGCTGAACACATCGGACATCAGCTTGTATTATCTAAAGTGGTTGGACGCAATTTTATTGAAAAGCCAGGGCTTCATCGTTCCATTTTAGGAGACGGACTTGGAGTCATGATCGGCTCCATGATCGGTGGACCGCCAGTAACGACTTATGGTGAGAACATTGGAGTATTAGCAATCACTCGAGTCTACTCGGTATTCGTAATAGGAGGCGCTGCAGTGACAGCCATCCTGTTCGGATTCTCCGGAAAAGTAACAGCCTTAATCAGCACGATTCCAACTGCTGTAATGGGAGGAGTATCAATCCTGCTGTTTGGTATCATCGCTTCATCTGGATTAAGAATGCTTGTAGATAACAACATCGACTTTGGAAATAAAAGAAACCTGATAATCTCATCTGTAATTCTTGTAACAGGAATTGGAGGAGCGGCACTTAAGATTAATGCAAACTTTGAGATTGCTGGAATGGCACTCGCTACATTAATCGGTATCTTTTTGAACCTGGTACTGCCAGGCAAAGAAGATGATAATGACTTAATGAATAAGATGTTTAAAACGAACGGTAACGATACAGCTGCATAA